The Halalkalibacter krulwichiae genome has a segment encoding these proteins:
- a CDS encoding AI-2E family transporter gives MNKEIQQRWLHRLILSLLALLIIFMIVQLAPLLSPFANVIRALSLPVGIAALLTYLLHPLVEKLHELGMSRALAVLLIFFFVVFLLVFLAMIGLPAFIKQIQHAFETLPEQFTQIERETDKIQDQLSTLPGPLQEQSQEWRLQLEQIGKGIFDQIEEMALFLMKSMFSFIVIPFLVFFFLKDHDLLQKAAWYLTPRKWRSGLKRYMRDVDYTFGSYIRGQLLVSLSVFIISTIGLWILGVPYPIVLGFFMGVMDLIPYFGPFIGAIPAVIIAFLQSWQLGLLTILLIFIIQQIEGNILSPVIVGKTLHLHPALIILALLVGAEVGGFLGMLIAVPILAIGKVTLLHTRLHFMKD, from the coding sequence ATGGTTACATAGACTTATCCTGAGCTTATTGGCTCTATTAATTATATTCATGATTGTTCAACTAGCACCGTTATTATCGCCATTCGCGAACGTTATTAGAGCTTTAAGTTTGCCTGTTGGAATTGCAGCTCTACTTACTTATTTACTCCATCCATTGGTCGAAAAGCTGCATGAACTTGGTATGTCACGAGCTTTGGCTGTATTATTAATCTTTTTCTTTGTCGTTTTCCTGCTGGTTTTCTTAGCAATGATTGGATTACCAGCATTCATAAAGCAAATTCAACATGCATTCGAAACATTACCAGAACAATTTACTCAAATAGAAAGAGAAACCGATAAGATTCAGGACCAACTTAGTACGTTACCAGGACCACTTCAGGAGCAATCTCAAGAATGGAGATTGCAGCTTGAGCAAATAGGAAAAGGAATTTTTGATCAAATAGAAGAGATGGCCTTATTCTTAATGAAGTCCATGTTCTCATTTATTGTCATTCCATTTTTGGTGTTCTTTTTTCTAAAAGATCATGATCTTCTCCAAAAAGCAGCTTGGTATCTTACTCCTAGAAAATGGAGAAGCGGATTAAAACGCTATATGAGGGATGTAGATTATACATTTGGGAGTTATATTCGTGGACAGTTGCTCGTCTCGTTATCTGTTTTTATTATATCAACGATTGGCTTATGGATTTTAGGAGTTCCGTATCCAATTGTATTAGGTTTTTTCATGGGTGTCATGGATTTAATCCCATACTTTGGTCCGTTTATTGGTGCGATTCCAGCGGTAATTATTGCTTTCCTACAATCCTGGCAATTAGGCTTGCTTACGATCCTTTTAATTTTTATCATTCAACAAATTGAAGGGAATATTTTATCCCCTGTTATAGTAGGGAAAACATTGCACCTACACCCGGCTTTAATCATTTTAGCTTTGTTGGTTGGAGCTGAAGTTGGTGGTTTTCTCGGCATGTTAATTGCTGTTCCAATTTTAGCAATAGGAAAGGTAACTTTGCTGCATACTCGCCTGCACTTTATGAAAGATTGA
- the alaS gene encoding alanine--tRNA ligase, with amino-acid sequence MKKLTSAQVRQMYLDFFKEKGHDIEPSASLVPHEDPSLLWINSGVATLKKYFDGRVIPDNPRITNAQKSIRTNDIENVGKTARHHTFFEMLGNFSIGDYFKEEAIEWAWEFLTSEKWIGFEAEKLSVTVHPEDNEAYDYWRDKIGISEERIIRLEGNFWDIGEGPSGPNTEIFYDRGPSYGNDENDPELYPGGENERYLEVWNLVFSQFNHNPDGSYTPLPKKNIDTGMGLERMVSVIQDVPTNFETDLFMPIIQATEEISGVTYGQDKEKDVAFKVIADHVRTVTFAVSDGALPSNEGRGYVLRRLLRRAVRYAKLISIHRPFMYELVPVVAEIMVDFYPEVKAKTDFVQKVLKNEEERFHETLNEGLAILGKVLDEALAAGKVKIDGADVFRLYDTYGFPVDLTEEYVQEKGLEIDREGFETEMEAQRERARSARQESGSMQVQDEILGQITVESQFVGYDHLQIESKIEVIIAEKEVRDSVAAGVTAQVILDQTPFYAESGGQVADKGLIRGSNLLAEVTDVSKAPNGQHLHTVVIKEGVLEKDDYVTCTVEETERTSIVKNHTATHLLHQALKDVLGTHVNQAGSLVSEDRLRFDFSHFGQVTVEELSKIEDIVNQQIWNALEVEISLKNLDEAKEMGAMALFGEKYGETVRVVKVGEYSLELCGGCHVRNTAEIGLFKLVSESGIGAGVRRIEAVTGRGAYEHMNAQIQLLKDVAVNLKAKRVQDVPARIEATQQQIKDLQRENESLTAKLGNMEAGNLVNEAVAINGVSVLAKKVDAADMDGLRGIVDKLKQDLTSGIIVLGAVAGEKVNIVAGVTKDLNAKGYHAGKLVKEVASRCGGGGGGRPDMAQAGGKNPSELEEALAFVEEYVNSIS; translated from the coding sequence ATGAAAAAACTGACGTCTGCTCAGGTAAGACAAATGTATTTAGATTTCTTTAAGGAAAAGGGACATGACATTGAACCAAGTGCTTCTCTTGTCCCTCACGAAGATCCTTCCTTACTCTGGATTAATAGTGGAGTTGCGACATTAAAGAAATATTTTGATGGACGTGTCATTCCAGATAATCCACGTATTACAAATGCGCAAAAATCCATTCGTACAAATGATATCGAAAATGTCGGAAAAACGGCACGTCATCATACATTTTTTGAAATGCTAGGAAATTTCTCAATTGGGGATTACTTTAAAGAAGAAGCGATTGAATGGGCATGGGAATTTTTAACTAGCGAAAAGTGGATTGGATTTGAAGCGGAAAAATTATCTGTGACAGTTCATCCAGAAGATAATGAAGCTTACGATTATTGGAGAGATAAAATCGGAATCTCTGAAGAAAGAATTATCCGCTTAGAGGGTAATTTCTGGGACATTGGAGAAGGGCCAAGTGGACCTAATACTGAAATTTTCTATGACCGTGGTCCTAGTTACGGGAATGATGAGAATGACCCTGAGCTATATCCAGGTGGAGAAAATGAACGTTACCTAGAAGTATGGAACTTAGTATTTTCTCAATTTAATCATAATCCAGATGGTAGTTACACTCCATTACCGAAAAAGAATATTGATACCGGTATGGGGCTAGAACGAATGGTTTCGGTTATCCAAGATGTTCCAACAAACTTCGAGACAGACTTATTTATGCCAATTATTCAAGCGACAGAAGAAATCTCTGGTGTGACATATGGACAAGACAAAGAGAAAGATGTTGCTTTTAAAGTGATCGCCGATCATGTTCGTACGGTTACTTTTGCAGTTTCAGATGGTGCACTTCCTTCAAATGAAGGAAGAGGATATGTGTTAAGAAGATTACTTCGCCGCGCGGTTCGTTATGCAAAATTAATTTCGATTCACCGTCCTTTCATGTACGAGTTAGTGCCAGTTGTTGCTGAAATTATGGTTGACTTTTACCCAGAAGTTAAGGCGAAAACTGATTTTGTCCAAAAAGTACTAAAGAATGAAGAGGAACGTTTCCATGAAACGTTAAATGAAGGATTAGCGATCTTAGGTAAAGTATTAGATGAAGCTTTAGCAGCAGGAAAAGTTAAAATTGATGGTGCTGATGTATTTAGGTTATACGATACGTACGGGTTCCCTGTTGATTTAACAGAAGAATATGTTCAAGAAAAAGGGTTAGAAATCGACCGTGAAGGTTTCGAAACAGAAATGGAAGCTCAGCGGGAGCGTGCTCGTTCTGCACGTCAGGAATCTGGATCAATGCAAGTTCAAGATGAAATACTAGGCCAAATTACCGTGGAGAGTCAATTTGTTGGATATGATCATCTACAGATAGAGTCGAAGATCGAAGTCATTATTGCTGAAAAAGAAGTAAGAGATTCTGTAGCAGCTGGAGTTACAGCGCAAGTGATCTTAGATCAAACTCCTTTTTATGCGGAAAGTGGTGGCCAAGTAGCAGATAAGGGATTGATTCGCGGTAGCAATCTATTAGCAGAAGTGACAGATGTATCAAAAGCTCCAAATGGTCAGCATTTACACACAGTTGTCATTAAAGAAGGTGTACTAGAAAAGGATGATTATGTTACTTGTACTGTAGAAGAAACAGAGAGAACGTCAATCGTCAAAAATCATACAGCGACACATCTTCTTCATCAAGCCTTGAAAGATGTATTAGGCACACATGTTAACCAAGCTGGTTCATTGGTATCAGAAGATCGTCTACGCTTTGATTTCTCTCATTTTGGCCAAGTAACTGTTGAAGAGTTATCGAAAATCGAAGACATTGTCAATCAACAAATTTGGAATGCGCTAGAAGTAGAGATTTCATTGAAAAATCTTGATGAAGCAAAAGAAATGGGGGCAATGGCGTTATTTGGTGAAAAATATGGAGAGACTGTAAGAGTAGTTAAGGTTGGAGAATACAGTTTAGAGCTTTGTGGAGGTTGTCATGTCCGTAATACAGCTGAAATTGGACTATTCAAGCTTGTCTCGGAATCCGGAATTGGTGCTGGAGTACGCCGAATTGAAGCTGTAACTGGAAGAGGAGCATATGAACATATGAATGCTCAAATTCAGCTATTAAAAGATGTTGCTGTTAATTTAAAGGCGAAACGTGTACAAGACGTTCCGGCAAGAATTGAAGCTACGCAACAACAAATCAAAGATTTACAAAGAGAAAATGAATCTTTAACGGCAAAATTGGGTAACATGGAAGCTGGAAATCTTGTTAATGAAGCTGTGGCAATAAACGGTGTTAGTGTCCTTGCTAAAAAAGTTGATGCTGCTGATATGGATGGATTAAGAGGTATTGTTGATAAGCTAAAGCAAGATTTAACATCAGGTATTATCGTACTTGGAGCGGTAGCTGGTGAAAAAGTAAACATCGTTGCAGGGGTTACAAAAGACTTGAACGCAAAAGGATACCATGCCGGTAAACTTGTGAAAGAAGTTGCATCACGTTGTGGCGGTGGCGGTGGTGGCCGTCCTGATATGGCACAAGCTGGTGGGAAAAACCCAAGTGAATTAGAAGAAGCTTTAGCATTTGTAGAAGAATATGTAAATTCAATTTCCTAA
- a CDS encoding IreB family regulatory phosphoprotein, whose protein sequence is MSSMDKTMQFNFHDDTVDVDVQEVLLSVYESLEEKGYNPINQIVGYLLSGDPAYIPRHKDARTLIRKLERDELIEELVKSYLSQHRKENE, encoded by the coding sequence ATGAGCTCTATGGACAAAACGATGCAATTTAATTTTCATGATGACACGGTTGATGTTGATGTCCAAGAGGTGCTTCTCTCTGTTTATGAATCACTTGAGGAGAAAGGCTATAACCCCATTAACCAGATTGTAGGATACTTGCTTTCAGGAGATCCAGCGTACATTCCTCGTCATAAGGATGCACGTACGCTCATTCGTAAGCTAGAACGTGATGAATTAATTGAAGAGTTAGTGAAATCCTATTTATCACAGCACCGTAAGGAGAATGAATGA
- the ruvX gene encoding Holliday junction resolvase RuvX: MRALGLDVGTKTIGVAISDELGWTAQGLSTLRRDEESPEKDFQAIVALVEENNVDTVVIGLPKNMNGTIGPSGERSQAFADTLSEHVACTIKMWDERLTTVAAERMLISADVSRKKRKKVIDKMAAVMILQGFLDHKGN, encoded by the coding sequence ATGAGAGCACTTGGATTAGATGTTGGTACAAAAACAATTGGTGTAGCAATAAGTGATGAACTCGGATGGACAGCCCAAGGTCTTTCTACACTTAGAAGAGACGAAGAAAGTCCAGAGAAGGATTTTCAAGCAATTGTAGCATTAGTAGAAGAAAATAATGTTGATACAGTTGTCATTGGGTTACCTAAAAATATGAATGGTACAATAGGTCCGAGTGGTGAAAGAAGTCAGGCTTTTGCTGATACATTAAGTGAGCATGTAGCGTGCACGATAAAGATGTGGGATGAGCGCCTAACGACTGTCGCTGCAGAACGAATGCTAATTTCTGCAGATGTTAGTCGAAAGAAAAGAAAAAAAGTGATTGATAAGATGGCTGCAGTTATGATCCTACAAGGGTTTCTTGATCATAAAGGAAATTAA
- a CDS encoding DUF1292 domain-containing protein, whose product MAEQEKERIVIPDENGDEHLFDELFRFHVDATNKSYILVTPVGADEDEEEEVEVFAFRFEDREGEEDDIALFPVETDEEWEMVEEMLNTFQPEDEE is encoded by the coding sequence ATGGCAGAACAAGAAAAAGAACGTATTGTAATTCCTGATGAAAATGGTGATGAGCATCTATTTGATGAATTATTTAGATTCCATGTTGATGCGACGAATAAGTCTTACATTTTAGTTACTCCAGTTGGAGCTGATGAAGACGAAGAGGAAGAAGTAGAAGTATTTGCTTTCCGTTTTGAGGATCGTGAAGGGGAAGAAGATGATATTGCGCTATTCCCTGTTGAGACGGATGAAGAGTGGGAAATGGTTGAAGAAATGTTAAATACGTTTCAACCAGAGGATGAAGAGTAA
- the mltG gene encoding endolytic transglycosylase MltG, producing MSDSNEKPRNELYEERVSQARVVRRIVFLSLIGLVVIGAIALISVYFYINNAIGPMDENNPEEIEVTIPIGSTANQIGTILESEGLVRNGTIFRYYVRYQNESGFQAGDYLLSTAMSMDELIEALKDGKVLQEPELMFTIPEGRWLEDIAEIIAKETDHSEEEVIDLLTDRDYINGLISQYSMLTDEILNTELRYPLEGYLFPARYDFMEGKPSIEMIIQEMLNSTQTVYDEFQIEIDRSEYSFHELLTLASIIEREAQKSEDRYLISGVLHNRLERGMRLEVDPTVAYAHGEHKYMTTYEMLRIDSPYNTYMYAGIPVGPIANPGKDSIQAALKPGETSALFFYARYGGEVLYSDTYEEHNRIHQQYRNEWVDAQEEN from the coding sequence ATGTCTGATTCCAACGAAAAACCACGAAATGAATTATATGAAGAGCGGGTTTCACAGGCTCGTGTCGTTAGGAGAATTGTTTTTTTAAGCTTAATTGGTTTGGTTGTTATTGGTGCGATCGCTCTTATTAGTGTTTATTTTTATATAAATAATGCAATTGGACCAATGGATGAAAATAATCCAGAGGAGATTGAGGTTACAATTCCTATTGGGTCAACGGCTAATCAAATAGGTACAATCCTTGAGTCTGAGGGTCTTGTTCGTAATGGAACGATTTTTCGTTATTATGTTCGTTATCAAAATGAGTCCGGTTTTCAGGCAGGAGATTATTTATTATCAACTGCAATGTCTATGGATGAGTTAATTGAGGCTCTTAAGGATGGGAAGGTTCTTCAAGAACCAGAACTAATGTTTACGATTCCCGAAGGTAGATGGTTAGAAGATATTGCAGAAATCATCGCTAAAGAAACAGATCATTCTGAAGAAGAAGTTATTGACCTATTAACGGATCGAGATTATATTAATGGTCTAATTAGCCAATACTCAATGTTAACAGATGAAATTTTAAATACCGAACTTCGTTATCCTCTAGAAGGGTATCTATTTCCGGCTCGATATGATTTCATGGAAGGCAAGCCTTCTATTGAAATGATCATTCAGGAAATGTTAAACAGTACGCAAACGGTATATGACGAATTTCAAATTGAAATTGACCGAAGTGAATATAGTTTTCATGAATTATTAACACTTGCTTCTATTATTGAAAGAGAGGCACAAAAATCAGAGGATCGTTATTTAATTTCCGGTGTCCTTCATAATCGCCTTGAGCGAGGAATGAGATTGGAAGTGGATCCAACAGTTGCTTATGCTCACGGTGAGCATAAATATATGACGACGTATGAGATGTTAAGAATTGATTCACCTTATAATACTTATATGTATGCGGGAATTCCTGTTGGACCTATTGCCAATCCAGGGAAAGACTCTATTCAAGCAGCCTTAAAGCCTGGGGAGACATCAGCACTATTCTTTTATGCTCGGTACGGTGGGGAAGTTCTTTATAGTGATACGTATGAGGAACACAACCGTATTCACCAACAATATCGAAATGAATGGGTAGATGCGCAAGAAGAGAATTAA
- a CDS encoding O-methyltransferase, whose product MINESVEQYLKELVPLRCKYIEAMEQYAKEHEVPIMDLVGMESLLQLLKLHQPKRILEIGTAIGYSAIRMAEALPDAKILTIERDQERYNEAIKNIGHLQMTERIDARFGDALELVQTLESEPLFDVLFIDAAKGQYKRFFELYGQFVKSGGVIYSDNVLFRGLVAEEGIENKRLRKLAQKIDGYNQWLMELEGFDTRILPVGDGLAISLKQ is encoded by the coding sequence ATGATAAATGAATCTGTCGAGCAGTATTTAAAGGAACTAGTTCCTTTACGCTGTAAGTATATAGAAGCAATGGAGCAATATGCCAAAGAACATGAAGTGCCTATTATGGATTTAGTTGGAATGGAAAGTCTCCTTCAATTATTGAAGCTTCATCAGCCAAAAAGAATTTTAGAAATAGGAACAGCTATTGGTTATTCAGCGATACGAATGGCAGAAGCTCTACCTGATGCAAAGATTCTTACAATTGAACGTGACCAAGAGCGTTATAACGAAGCAATTAAAAACATTGGCCATTTGCAAATGACAGAGCGAATTGATGCGCGCTTCGGTGATGCCCTTGAATTAGTTCAAACACTTGAATCGGAACCCCTTTTTGATGTATTATTTATTGATGCTGCTAAAGGACAATACAAACGTTTCTTTGAATTGTATGGTCAGTTTGTTAAAAGTGGTGGCGTGATTTATTCTGATAATGTACTTTTCCGTGGCTTAGTAGCTGAGGAAGGCATTGAAAATAAAAGGCTACGAAAGTTAGCTCAAAAGATAGATGGCTACAATCAATGGTTAATGGAGCTTGAGGGTTTTGATACGAGAATTTTACCAGTTGGTGACGGGTTAGCTATTAGCTTGAAACAATAG
- a CDS encoding peptidase U32 family protein produces MGKKPELLVTPKDLEAVQTLFQAGADAIVIGEQKFGLRLAGEFKLNDIRQATEMAHKENKKVYVSMNALFHNDKVGELAGYIEMLKEIKVDGIIFGDPAVLMVAREVAPDMKLHWNTEQTATNWFTANYWGTKGAKRAVLAREINMDAIVEIKENAEVEVEVQVHGMTAMFQSKRTLIGNYMQFQGKSLEVEKRDKERNLHLYDAEREARYPIFEDENGTHIMSPNDICIIDELEEMIDAEVDSFKIDGLLKTTEYMEVVTTLYREAIDLCVEDRDAYEEQKEEYLNKIEEIQPVHRKLDTGFFFKETVY; encoded by the coding sequence ATGGGGAAAAAGCCAGAACTTTTAGTAACACCTAAAGATTTAGAAGCAGTCCAAACGCTTTTTCAAGCCGGGGCAGATGCGATCGTCATTGGAGAACAAAAATTTGGTCTTCGTTTAGCAGGAGAATTTAAACTTAATGATATAAGACAAGCAACAGAAATGGCACACAAAGAAAATAAAAAAGTGTATGTGTCTATGAATGCCCTTTTTCACAACGATAAAGTCGGTGAATTAGCAGGATATATTGAAATGTTAAAAGAGATCAAAGTTGATGGAATCATTTTCGGTGATCCGGCTGTGTTAATGGTAGCACGTGAAGTAGCGCCCGATATGAAGTTACATTGGAACACAGAGCAAACAGCAACCAATTGGTTCACAGCTAATTACTGGGGAACAAAAGGAGCAAAGAGAGCTGTTTTAGCACGTGAGATCAACATGGATGCGATCGTTGAGATTAAAGAAAATGCAGAAGTTGAGGTTGAAGTTCAAGTTCACGGAATGACAGCGATGTTTCAATCAAAACGAACACTTATTGGGAATTATATGCAGTTCCAAGGTAAAAGCTTAGAAGTGGAAAAGCGTGATAAAGAGCGTAATTTACATCTTTATGATGCTGAAAGAGAAGCTAGATATCCTATCTTCGAGGATGAAAATGGTACTCATATAATGAGTCCTAACGATATTTGTATCATTGATGAGCTTGAGGAAATGATTGACGCCGAAGTTGATAGCTTTAAAATTGATGGTTTATTGAAAACAACTGAGTATATGGAAGTCGTAACGACTCTTTATCGTGAAGCGATTGATTTATGTGTTGAGGATCGCGATGCATACGAAGAGCAAAAAGAAGAATATTTAAACAAAATAGAAGAGATTCAGCCGGTACATCGGAAGTTGGATACAGGATTCTTCTTTAAAGAAACGGTATATTAG
- a CDS encoding peptidase U32 family protein, which translates to MTTIAERTKEGKRIITKKPELLAPAGNLEKLKVAVHYGADAVFIGGREFGLRSNADNFSLEEMREGVEFANKYGAKVYVTTNIFAHNENMDGLEEYLKSLQDVGVTGIIVADPLIIETCKRVAPKVEVHLSTQQSLSNWLAVKFWKEEGLHRVVLAREVGLEEMLEMKKNVDIEIEAFVHGAMCISYSGRCVLSNHMTARDSNRGGCCQSCRWEYDLFETNENGDKALFEEGDPQYTMSPKDLNLIQAIPKMIEAGIDSLKVEGRMKSIHYIATVTSVYRKVIDAYCEDPDNFQIDKAWLDELDKCANRDFAPQFFEGAPSFEDQMYGQHPKRTKYDFAGLVLDYNEETSVVTLQQRNYFKPGDEIEFFGPEISNFIQKVGTLCDEDGNEIDAARHPLQIIRFKVDKPVYPNNMMRKEVR; encoded by the coding sequence ATGACGACAATTGCTGAACGTACAAAAGAGGGAAAACGAATCATTACAAAAAAACCTGAGTTACTAGCACCAGCTGGGAATCTGGAAAAGCTCAAAGTAGCTGTTCATTATGGTGCTGATGCTGTATTTATTGGCGGCCGTGAGTTTGGACTTCGTTCAAATGCTGATAACTTCTCACTTGAAGAAATGAGAGAAGGGGTTGAGTTTGCTAATAAGTATGGAGCAAAAGTATATGTTACAACAAACATCTTTGCTCATAATGAAAATATGGACGGACTTGAAGAGTATTTAAAATCTCTTCAAGATGTAGGTGTAACAGGCATTATTGTAGCTGACCCATTAATTATAGAAACATGTAAGCGGGTTGCGCCAAAAGTAGAGGTTCATTTAAGCACACAACAATCATTAAGCAACTGGCTTGCAGTGAAGTTCTGGAAAGAAGAAGGGTTGCACCGTGTTGTTTTAGCTCGTGAGGTTGGGCTCGAGGAAATGCTTGAAATGAAGAAAAATGTTGATATTGAAATCGAAGCTTTTGTTCATGGAGCAATGTGTATTTCTTATTCTGGCCGATGTGTATTGAGTAATCATATGACAGCTAGAGACTCTAACCGTGGTGGTTGCTGTCAATCATGTCGTTGGGAATATGATTTGTTTGAAACCAATGAAAATGGTGACAAAGCTTTATTTGAAGAAGGCGATCCTCAATATACAATGAGTCCTAAGGATTTAAATCTGATTCAAGCGATTCCTAAGATGATTGAAGCTGGAATCGACAGCCTAAAAGTTGAAGGAAGAATGAAATCAATTCACTATATCGCTACAGTTACAAGTGTATATCGAAAAGTAATTGATGCCTATTGTGAAGATCCTGATAATTTTCAAATCGATAAAGCATGGTTAGATGAACTAGATAAATGTGCAAACCGTGATTTTGCACCTCAGTTCTTTGAAGGAGCACCATCTTTTGAAGATCAAATGTATGGTCAACATCCTAAACGTACGAAATATGATTTTGCTGGCTTGGTACTTGATTATAACGAAGAGACTTCCGTCGTTACGTTACAACAACGTAACTATTTCAAACCTGGAGATGAGATTGAGTTTTTTGGACCAGAGATTTCAAACTTTATCCAGAAAGTCGGGACGCTTTGTGATGAGGACGGTAACGAAATTGATGCAGCACGTCATCCATTGCAAATTATACGATTTAAAGTGGATAAACCTGTCTATCCAAATAACATGATGCGTAAAGAGGTAAGGTAA
- the udk gene encoding uridine kinase — protein sequence MSKKPIVIGVAGGTGSGKTTVAKEIFYQFNEQSIVLIEQDAYYKDQSHLSLEDRLKTNYDHPLAFDNNLLLEHLQKLSAGYAIEKPVYDYAAHTRSEEVIDIQPKDVIILEGILILEDERLRDMMDIKLFVDADADIRIIRRLVRDIEDRGRSIQSVIDQYTSVVRPMHLQFIEPTKRYADVIIPEGGQNRVAIDLMVTKIRAIIEEKAIL from the coding sequence ATGTCAAAGAAACCTATTGTTATTGGAGTAGCCGGAGGAACTGGTTCTGGTAAAACAACGGTAGCGAAAGAGATTTTCTATCAATTTAATGAACAATCAATTGTATTGATTGAGCAAGACGCCTATTATAAAGACCAAAGTCATTTAAGCTTAGAGGATCGCTTGAAAACCAATTATGATCATCCATTAGCATTTGACAATAATTTATTGTTAGAGCATTTGCAAAAGTTATCTGCCGGCTATGCGATTGAGAAGCCGGTATATGATTATGCTGCTCATACGCGTTCCGAGGAAGTTATTGACATTCAGCCAAAAGATGTCATTATATTGGAAGGGATTCTAATTTTAGAAGATGAACGTCTTCGAGACATGATGGATATAAAGCTATTTGTTGATGCTGATGCAGATATTCGGATTATTCGTCGCTTAGTAAGAGATATTGAAGATCGTGGGCGATCAATTCAGTCTGTAATAGATCAATATACATCAGTTGTGAGACCGATGCATTTGCAGTTTATTGAGCCAACCAAACGGTATGCCGATGTAATTATTCCAGAAGGCGGGCAGAATCGTGTCGCTATTGATCTAATGGTGACAAAAATTCGCGCAATTATTGAAGAGAAGGCAATTTTGTAA
- the greA gene encoding transcription elongation factor GreA produces MAEEKKHYMTMDGKQKLEEELEYLKTERRKEVVERIKIARSFGDLSENSEYDSAKEEQAFVEGRIAQLEKMIRNAVMIEDEEGAANVVSLGKTVKFIELPDGDEEEYTIVGSAESDPAEGKISNDSPMAQSLLGRAVNEKVVVNTPGGEMEIKIIDIR; encoded by the coding sequence ATGGCAGAAGAAAAAAAGCATTATATGACGATGGATGGTAAGCAAAAGTTAGAAGAGGAATTGGAATATTTAAAAACGGAGCGACGTAAAGAAGTCGTTGAACGTATAAAGATCGCTCGTAGCTTCGGAGACCTTTCAGAGAACTCTGAGTATGATTCAGCCAAAGAAGAGCAAGCATTTGTTGAAGGCCGAATCGCTCAACTTGAAAAGATGATTCGCAATGCAGTAATGATCGAAGACGAGGAAGGCGCTGCTAATGTAGTTTCACTTGGGAAAACGGTTAAATTCATTGAACTTCCTGATGGTGACGAAGAAGAGTATACAATTGTTGGAAGCGCGGAATCTGATCCTGCAGAAGGTAAGATCTCCAATGATTCTCCGATGGCCCAAAGCTTACTTGGACGAGCGGTGAATGAAAAGGTAGTCGTAAATACTCCTGGTGGAGAAATGGAAATCAAAATTATTGATATTCGCTAG
- a CDS encoding YrrS family protein: MQGFRYEQRKKKRINKILNVAISIVTILILFFAYQIIFDNDSSEEAMTEEVEEAIDSDSSRDTSDVSQEVPITTEDTEEENIEEEGSNEEQEEDELADEELEPVPDGEWQPVGTEQTEFSPNFSSGSTNRNEMEKALRYATGLDHNMTVWRIENGGSETRARGVVSGEHNHNQPYEVYIEWIDGEGWMPVERNQLSSNPYR; the protein is encoded by the coding sequence ATGCAAGGATTTCGTTATGAGCAACGTAAGAAAAAACGAATAAACAAAATATTAAATGTAGCGATAAGTATTGTAACCATTCTTATTTTATTTTTTGCTTATCAAATCATTTTTGATAATGACTCTAGTGAAGAGGCAATGACTGAAGAGGTAGAGGAAGCTATTGATTCTGATTCTAGTCGTGATACATCAGATGTAAGTCAAGAAGTTCCTATTACAACAGAAGATACAGAAGAAGAGAATATAGAAGAAGAAGGAAGTAATGAGGAGCAGGAAGAAGATGAACTAGCTGATGAAGAACTTGAACCTGTTCCTGATGGTGAGTGGCAGCCAGTAGGCACAGAGCAGACTGAATTCAGCCCAAATTTCTCAAGTGGTAGTACTAATCGTAATGAAATGGAAAAGGCATTACGATATGCGACTGGACTTGATCATAATATGACAGTATGGAGAATTGAAAATGGTGGATCCGAGACAAGAGCAAGAGGTGTTGTAAGTGGTGAGCATAACCACAACCAACCATACGAAGTCTATATTGAATGGATTGATGGTGAGGGTTGGATGCCAGTTGAAAGGAATCAACTATCTTCAAACCCATACAGATAA